Within the Dechloromonas denitrificans genome, the region TGCTCGGCTTCATCCCCGGCGCCCGCCTGGTCAGCATCGAAGGTAGCGGCCATGCCCTGATGGCCGAACGGCCGGATGCGGTGCTCGATACGCTGCGTGGTTTTATTGCCGGCGGTTAAGCCCTAGACCGCGTCGCCGAAGGCGGCGCGTTCCAGTTGTTCGTGCTGGCGCGGCCTGACCGGCAGTTCCATAACCCGCGGATGAAACTCCAGCACGTCACAGGCATCGCAACCAGAACCAGATTTCGAGGTCTAGTTGCTGGCGCCACTTGAAGATTAGGCTTTTTCGGAAAGCCGGTCGCCAGCCGGCTATGCGATTACCATACTTCGATGTGTTATAAATCAGCCGCCAGCCGTTGACCAAAAAGGATGCATACCGGCGGTCAATGGAATGGCGGGGGGATTTCTAATCGTTTTGGCGAGGGTCTGCAAATGGTTAAAGGTCTCAGGAAACGGGTGGGGCAGATGGCGCTGCCGATAGCCCGGTTTTACATCCGCTACATGCCTTTTTCGACCGGCAAGTCGTTTCTCTTCAAACGCTTCGGATGGCGGGATTCCAATTACACGGTACGCACGAAATCCGGCGTGCGGATGGCCGGTCGATCGGCCGATCTGGTACAGGGCTTCATCTACTATTTTGGCGTCTGGGAGCCGAATCTGTCGGCCTTCGTCAGCTCGCGGCTGAAGGAGCACCCGGAGCGGACTTTTGTCGATGTCGGCGCTAATGTCGGGTATTTTTCCCTGCTTGCCGCGAGCCATCTGGATAAGGGATCGGTCGTCGCCATCGAGGCGTTCCCGAGCATTTTCAAGAAACTGGAAGCGAACGTCAGGCTGAACGGTTTTGACAATATTCGGCTGCTACCCTGGGCCGTTACCGATGGCGATCGGGATATTCCGATGTTTCATGCCGGTTTAGGCAATGAAGGTGCGACCACGTCGCTGG harbors:
- a CDS encoding FkbM family methyltransferase is translated as MHTGGQWNGGGISNRFGEGLQMVKGLRKRVGQMALPIARFYIRYMPFSTGKSFLFKRFGWRDSNYTVRTKSGVRMAGRSADLVQGFIYYFGVWEPNLSAFVSSRLKEHPERTFVDVGANVGYFSLLAASHLDKGSVVAIEAFPSIFKKLEANVRLNGFDNIRLLPWAVTDGDRDIPMFHAGLGNEGATTSLAGKFGGEPLIVPGKALPSLLTAQEIRSIKLIKIDVEGAEYSVVVGMRALLDSLADDAEVVIEITPSAYSEGELEEVFAIFRAARFTPYKLENSYDPNYYIRAPRVAPPQRLQSLPTQQTDVVFSRFSAEILN